In Pleurocapsa sp. PCC 7319, the following are encoded in one genomic region:
- a CDS encoding cytochrome c oxidase subunit II gives MKFKTILTLVAIALALGAISIWVGQLSYSWVPPQASIESQLVDDLFSFLVTLGTFILLGVTGTVMYSVIFHRAGRYDRSDGPPIEGNVTLEVIWTAIPFALVIWIAAYSYQTYTEMSIRGPMEMAHNHLPESIPAAYAEPIDQAVAPMTNIEVDAKQWAWVFRYPEKNVTSTELHLPIDRRAHLVLRSQDVIHGFYIPAFRVKQDIVPLRSMDFEFTPIRTGKYRLRDSEYSGTYFAAMQADVIVESMSDYQQWLAQAAQTEPSPSPNQAATEYALREQRKDKAGWATVVPASSPVVNYHP, from the coding sequence GTGAAGTTTAAAACCATTTTGACTTTGGTTGCGATCGCTTTGGCGTTAGGTGCAATCAGTATCTGGGTAGGTCAATTGTCCTATTCTTGGGTACCTCCTCAAGCCTCTATTGAATCTCAGCTAGTAGATGATTTATTTAGCTTTTTAGTCACTCTAGGAACATTTATACTTTTAGGAGTTACGGGAACAGTAATGTATTCGGTCATCTTCCATCGCGCAGGAAGATATGACCGCAGTGATGGTCCTCCCATCGAGGGAAATGTAACCTTAGAAGTAATTTGGACAGCAATCCCTTTTGCTTTAGTAATCTGGATTGCAGCATATAGCTATCAAACTTACACTGAAATGTCTATTCGAGGTCCAATGGAAATGGCACACAACCATTTGCCAGAATCGATTCCTGCTGCTTACGCTGAACCGATTGATCAGGCAGTCGCACCTATGACCAACATCGAAGTAGATGCCAAACAGTGGGCTTGGGTATTCCGTTATCCAGAGAAAAATGTTACCAGTACCGAACTACACCTTCCCATCGATCGTCGCGCCCATTTAGTATTGCGATCGCAAGATGTAATTCACGGTTTCTATATCCCTGCTTTCAGAGTTAAACAAGATATTGTTCCTCTAAGAAGTATGGACTTTGAATTCACCCCCATTCGTACAGGTAAATATCGTCTGCGAGATTCTGAATATAGCGGTACATATTTTGCTGCTATGCAGGCAGATGTAATAGTTGAATCAATGTCAGATTATCAGCAATGGTTAGCTCAAGCAGCTCAAACAGAACCCTCTCCCTCTCCTAATCAAGCTGCCACTGAATACGCCCTCAGAGAACAAAGAAAAGACAAGGCAGGTTGGGCAACAGTTGTCCCCGCTTCTTCTCCAGTGGTTAACTATCATCCCTAG